The genome window CCTCGACCCCGAGGTTCTCGACGGCTTCGAGGACCCATGGCATGCCCTGACTGTTGCCCTGGGGGCTCGCCGCGTACAGCAGGCACGCCAGCGGGCGGCTGGCCGTCGACTCCCACAGACCGCCAGCGGCCACCGTCTGGCCGCTGGACGCTCCACCGAAGCCGACACCGGAGGTCGCGAGCATGGTCTCGGCGACCGTGAGAGCTTCGTCGGCAGATCCGATCGACGCGGTGGGGTCACTGACCATGGACCGCACCCCTGCCGGCCAGACGAGCGTCTTCTCCGGGCGCAGGTCGATGACCCCGGTCGGGCCCGTGACGCCGCGGCGCATGAGCACCAGTTCGGCGAGGTCCTCCTTGCTGGACACGGCCACCAGAGGTCCGGGATGCAGCACCGCAGCCGGGGCCAGCAGGCGCCGTGTCTTACCGGTGCGCGTGGGTGCGCTGATGGCCAAATGTGGTGCGCCCTGGACCTTCTCGTACTGCTCGTTGTCGTTGACGACCAACCCGCAGTACGGGCTATAGGGCTCGGGCCGCTTGCTCATGGGCTACATCGTGGCGGGCGGCACGCTCAGCAGTCCACCACCAGAGCCGAATTGGCCAGCCGGGACGTTTCCTCAGATGAACGCCTTTTATAGCCGCCCGCGAGTAGCCGTGGTCACTGGGTGTTCAACTGGTGACCCTGCGCAGTTGAACACTCCGCCAAACGCGCTAGGAATGCGACGACCACCACGTGTACAGGCCTTCCAGCGTGGCGGCGGGCTGCGCGGCCCGAACGACGCTGAGCAGCAGCTTGTCGTCGTTGGTCCACACCACGACGGGTTGGCCGCCCTGCAGCCCGCAGAAGACGGTCCCCCGTACAACGTCCGGGCTGTCATTGCGACGCCACGGCCCCGGTGACTGAATGTTCGGCGGGCAGATCCGAGCGATGGAGCGATTCATGGCGTCGGTGAACGACGCGCGGAGTGCCGGCAGATCCCTGCTGAGCGTGTATGTCGACGACGTAGGGCCGCCGAGGTCGACGTTGGGGCCGCACGCGACTGCGGCCGCCGCACCTCCGTCGACCGGCGCGGGGTCGCAAGTCCCTGCGGGGTAACCCGAGGGCAGTAACCGGTCGAGCTGGAGAGCGGCGGGGCTCGTCACCGCCGTCGTGGATGTCGATGTCGATGTGTCGGTCGGCGAATCCGACCATCCAGCAATGAGTTTGAACCAGAGGGCACCGGCGGTTAGCGCTACGACGGCGAATACCGCCCAGAGGATGAGCACCGGCTTCGCCGGTGTGCGCCGCCGCAGCGTTGGCGTCACGCTGATCGGGTCATCGAAACTCTTGCGGAACCCTGGCGTGCGCGGCGGGGTTCCGGGCACCGGTGGGACTGTGGGCGCGCGGCGCGGCGTGAGCGTCGCCGCGGCTGAGGCCGCGGCGACGAATTCACGCGCCGAGCCGTATCGGTCGGCCGGGTTTTTGGCCAACGCTCGGGCCATCACCGCGTCCAGTTGCGGGCTGGCCGCAGGCAGGTGCTCGGAGGTCCGCGGCGGCGGCTGACGCAGATGGGCTAACGCGAGAGCGGTCGTCCCCTCGGCGTTGTAGAACGGCTGCTTACCGGTGAGCAATCGAAACAGCGTGCACGCCAGGGAGTAAATGTCGGCGCGGCCATCGACGGCGCCGCCGGTGATCACTTCCGGGGCGGCGTAGGCAAGGGTGACCGCCAGTGTCGCGTCGTCGGAGTCTTCTGCTGCGCCGGCTGCCCTGGCCACCCCGAAGTCGCTGAGCAGTACCTGCTCCTCATTGAAAGGTCCGGGCGCCAACAGGATGTTGGCGGGCTTGACGTCGTGGTGGACGACGTCGCGCTGGTGGGCGTAATCCAGGGCCTTGGCGACCTCACCGACGATGCGCAGCGCTCGTGGCATGGTCATGGTGCCCGCTTGCAGTGCGGCCTCGGCGTCGGTGCCCTCGACGTAGTGCATGGCGATCCAGAGCTGGCCGTTGTCGGCTTCGCCGCGGTTGTGGATGGAGACGATGTTCGGGTGGTTCAGCAGTGAGGCGATGTCGGCTTCGCGTACGAACCGCTCCCGAAATGCCGGGTCGCGGGACAGGTCGGGGTTGAGCACTTTGAGGGCGTCGCGGCGCGGCAGGGTGGGATTCTTGGCCACGTAGACGGTGCCGGTGGCACCGGTGGCCACCAGCCGCTCGATTCGATATCCCCCCACCAGGTTGCCCACCTCGAACACAGACACAGCATCGCCTACCGGCGGGGCGGCGGACCGCTCGGTGCGTCCGGGCGTGTCCGATGCTGTCTCGGTGTCCATGACTGTTACCGGCGGTCGCCGACATGCAGTAGCGCTCGCAGCCGCGCCCACGGGCCCGGCGTGGACGAGTCGCGTTCGAATCTCACGTGCGCGGACTGGATCAGCTCGCCGTCAACACCGGTGTCGATTGATTCCGTGACGTGGTGCCCTTGGGCGGTCAGCGAGCCGACCAGTTGCTCATGGAGTCGATCAGCCCCGAAGCTCCACCAGTCGTCGACTGCGGTCAACACTCGGGTGTGGGCATCTGAGGTGGGCCGGGCCGGTGGCGGGATCTCCGACTCCGGCGACCATCGGACGGTCTCGGCTAGCCAGGACTGCCATTGGTGGGTCAGATCGGCGATGCTCTGATCCAGGCGGGGTTGGCTGCCGACGTGGTAAAGCGCCTGGATGAAGGCGGCACCGGGCAGGCCGTCGATATCGGGGCCCGTGTCCGGGCAGATGTGGGCGAATGCGGCCACGGCGCGGGTGACCGCGAGTTGGGCGTCGAAGTCGGCGCTCAGGGACTGAGCAGGTGCCCCACCACGGCGCTCGGCGGCTTCGCCGACGTCTCGGTGCAGCTGGTCGCTGGTGACCGTCCACCATTGGTACGCGTCCTCGATAGCTTTGAGCGCGGCCACTTCCGCCTCGCGTGCCACGTCACCCCTGCCCGCCGGTTGGAATCCCGGCGGCGTTGAGGACCGTACCGACGGCATCGGCCATGTCGGAGGCGACCACGGTCCGCAGCACGTTGAGGTCAGCGGTGGCTAGGTCGATCGAGGCGTCGGCGACGACCCGCGCTTTCATCTTCTCGACGGCTTCGGACATGACGTTGCGCACGTAGCGGCCGTTACCGGCGATGTCGATGAGCAGCTCGGTGGGGTTCTTGGGGTTGTTGCTCAGCGTCGAGGTAAGCCAGGTGGTGTATCGGTTGAAGGTGTCGACCGCCTCGGGTGCAACGAGCACGCGGTAGTTGTCGGCGAACAGCGCGGCGATCTGGCTCAGCTCGTTGGCGCTGTAGGAGCTGAATTCGAGCTGGGTGGGGAACCGCGACCGCAGGCCGGGGTTGGCCGATAGGAGGCGGTTCATGTCGCTGGCGTAGCCGGCCAGGGCGACCATGGTGTCGTCGCGGTGATCTTCGGCGAACTTCATGATCACGTCGAGTGCGATGCGGCCGAAGTCGCGCTCGTTGTCTTCCTTGTACAGTTCGGGGGCCTCGTCGACGAACAGGATGCGACCTCGGGCACGGTCGAGGGTGGCGCCGGTCTTGGCCTCGGTCTCGCCGATCACTCCACCGACGAGATCCTTGCGTGAGACCTCGATGAACTCCGGCGAGGTGAGGATGCCGAGGCCGAAGTACATCTTGCCCATCACGCGTGCGATGGATGTCTTGGCCGTCCCCGGAGGGCCGACGAGGGTCAAGTGCAGGGCGTTGCGCTGCCCGACTCCCTCCCCGCGCGCGGCCATCGCCCGGTCGTAGTTCTGCACGTTCTTGAGCTTGTTGACGTGGGCCTTCACCCCGCCCAGCCCGATGAAGGATTGTAGGTCGCGCTCGGCCTCCTCGAGGACGGTGGCGGCGGCCTGGGCTTGTTCGGCTTGCCGCAGCTCCTCGGTGCTCGGACCGGACTGCGGGTCCCAGCGGCTGGTGCGCGCGGCAATGGCCTCGGCGGTAGTGGTCTTGGGTCCGAACGTGGTGTCGGCGAGAGCCGAGGACGCGTCGGGCAGCATGCGGCCGCCGACAGCGGCCATGCCGAACTCGGCACGCGCGTCGTTCTCGCGGCCGAGCCAACGCAGGGCGTATCCCCGGTACAGCGCCGCGATGGCAGCGGCGTGGGGGCTCACCTGATCTGAGGGCACACCCTTGAGCAGGACCAGCCCGGCATCGAACTCACCGAGACCCACATGGGCGATCCCGGCCATCAGGTCGGTCGCGGCATCCACGACCCGCAAGGTCCCGCTGACGGGACGAGCGGCCCAGTCCAGCACGTCGGTCCAGCGTTGAGTGACGTAATGCAGGGTGGCGCCCAGGCAACGCCAAATGGGCGACTGCATGGGCTCGCGCGCCGTGTCGAAGGATTCGAGCAGCTTCTCGGCGGCGTCGTAGTCCTGTTGGCTCAGCAGTGCCGCGATGTACGCCAACGTGATCGACGCCGGAGTGTAGGGGAACACCTCGATAAAGCCCGGCGAGGGCACCGAGGCCTCCAAGGCAGTGTCCTGCAGGCCCAGGCGACGCGTCTCGCGGTGCAGCGTCGCGCTGGTGTCGTGGGCGTGACGCAGCGTCTCGCTGGAGTGATCACCCGTGGCGATCAGTCCCAGCCACGCGTCGCACATGCCGGGGTCCATGCTGACCGCCCGGCGGAACCGCTCCCGCGCGGTGTTCGGGTCAGCCGGGTTGCCGAGCAGGCCCAAGGCGTCGAATCCGGCGTCGAGGTAGTCGCGCGCAGTGCTCATCGTCTATGACCCAATCTCTCGCGGTGGTCGTGGCGGTCGGGAGGCGCGAAGTGCCGCAGTGTCGCCCTGGCGCGGCCCGTCGTAGTCAATTGTCCCCGCTGAGGCGTCGCCGCCGCGCGCCGGTGCAGACCCCGCTTCGGACGGGCGGCCGGATGTCTGGTTCGCGCCGCGACTGGCCATCGTCGGGGCCTGCGCGGGCGCACGTACGGGTGAGGACGGGGTAGCTGCGGTGGCCGGGCCGGGCTGGCGGAGTGGGGCCGGTGAGGACGTGTCGGCCGACCCTGAGGAGGCGGGTCGGGACGGCGGCGCGCCGTTGGCGTTCTTGCCGGAGCGGAGCACGTGCCCGGTGCTGTTGGCGACGCCAGCCGCTTTCGCCGCAGCCTCGACGGGTACGGCCACCTCGGGGGCAGCCACCTTCACCGCGCCCATGACCGCGGTGGTGGTGGCGGACTTGGCTGCGGATTTCGCCGATGTCGTGGCGGCGCCGGTGTCCGCTCCGCTACCGGTGACCGCGGTGTGCGCCGTGCTCGTCGAGCGCGGCTTGAACCACTCCACCCCCGGTGTGGGCCGGGCCTCTGAACCGCTGTCGGAGTCCTGGTCGCCGGATGCAGCGTCGCGGCGGGCTCTGCGGCGTGCGCTGACCCCCCGCGCGACCGAGCTCGCCGTCTCTTCGCGCACGGCACCGGTGCCCGCGTGCCAGGCACTGCTGATCTGGCGTCCGATGGTGCCGGTGCTGTCGGCGTGGAAGGAGCGGTCGACGAACCGGAAGCCCAGCCACAGTGCAGCCGCGGCGACGGCCATGATGAGCACCCGCGGGATGGCCGTGGTGGTGGCGGCGCCGAAGGCGTCGGTGGTCAGCACCCACGTGATGCCGATCGCCGAGACGGCCAGGTAGACCTCGAACACCATCAGTTGGACGACGTGCATGAAAAGCTCTGTGCCGCAGTGTTTGGCGAAGGCAAGGGCTCGTCCGAAGCCCAGCATTCCGATCAGGAAGGACGGGCCCACCAGGATTCCGAAGTACAGCGACTTGATCCCCACCATCATCGCCGACAGGCCGACGTAGAAGTAGAAGAACGCCACCACGATCGCCACCAGGACCAGCAGCAGGCCGATCGTCGCGTCGGACCCCCCGAGGCGCTGCGCGTAGGCCAGGGCCTGCGGCGCACCGCAGCTGGCCATGGCGTGTGCCGGGCCGGGGCCGTCCACGCCGCCCGCGCCGATGATGGCCGTGTTCCACGCTTGTCGGCATCCGCCGACGTCATCGACCACCATGCCGAAGTTGAGGACCTGCAACGGGTGACGTACCCCGGCGGTCACGACGTTGGCCATCAGGGCGTCGAGCTTGGCGTCCAGCGAACCGCCGGAGGCGAAGGGCGCTCCGGTCGCGGCCTGGGCAATCTCCAGTCCGGTACCGCGGCCCAGCGCCAGCAGGCCGTGGTCACTGTAGAGGTCGCTGATGGGATCGGAGAACACCGTGGCCAGCAGGACCGTCAGGACGCCGGCGGTTCCGAGCATCGCCCACCCTCGGCCGGGCTGTCCACGCAGTATGTGATAGCCCGCGACGGTGACGCAGATCGTAATGGCGATGGGTCCCAACATCATTGAGTTGACCAGGGAGTTCACGGCGTTGTAGAGCGGCGCGGCGAAGGTGGCCACGGCGGCTAGCCAGCCGGTGGACAACGCGAAGCGCAGAAACCACAGCGCCGCGGCCATGATGAAGATGAAGGTGCCTGCAATCATGCCCAGCCACCACGCGGCCGTCGCATTGTCCACGGCGCGTTCCATGGCGGCGGCCATCCAGGGCATC of Mycolicibacterium madagascariense contains these proteins:
- a CDS encoding AAA family ATPase, which gives rise to MSTARDYLDAGFDALGLLGNPADPNTARERFRRAVSMDPGMCDAWLGLIATGDHSSETLRHAHDTSATLHRETRRLGLQDTALEASVPSPGFIEVFPYTPASITLAYIAALLSQQDYDAAEKLLESFDTAREPMQSPIWRCLGATLHYVTQRWTDVLDWAARPVSGTLRVVDAATDLMAGIAHVGLGEFDAGLVLLKGVPSDQVSPHAAAIAALYRGYALRWLGRENDARAEFGMAAVGGRMLPDASSALADTTFGPKTTTAEAIAARTSRWDPQSGPSTEELRQAEQAQAAATVLEEAERDLQSFIGLGGVKAHVNKLKNVQNYDRAMAARGEGVGQRNALHLTLVGPPGTAKTSIARVMGKMYFGLGILTSPEFIEVSRKDLVGGVIGETEAKTGATLDRARGRILFVDEAPELYKEDNERDFGRIALDVIMKFAEDHRDDTMVALAGYASDMNRLLSANPGLRSRFPTQLEFSSYSANELSQIAALFADNYRVLVAPEAVDTFNRYTTWLTSTLSNNPKNPTELLIDIAGNGRYVRNVMSEAVEKMKARVVADASIDLATADLNVLRTVVASDMADAVGTVLNAAGIPTGGQG
- a CDS encoding serine/threonine-protein kinase — its product is MGAAASATACRRPPVTVMDTETASDTPGRTERSAAPPVGDAVSVFEVGNLVGGYRIERLVATGATGTVYVAKNPTLPRRDALKVLNPDLSRDPAFRERFVREADIASLLNHPNIVSIHNRGEADNGQLWIAMHYVEGTDAEAALQAGTMTMPRALRIVGEVAKALDYAHQRDVVHHDVKPANILLAPGPFNEEQVLLSDFGVARAAGAAEDSDDATLAVTLAYAAPEVITGGAVDGRADIYSLACTLFRLLTGKQPFYNAEGTTALALAHLRQPPPRTSEHLPAASPQLDAVMARALAKNPADRYGSAREFVAAASAAATLTPRRAPTVPPVPGTPPRTPGFRKSFDDPISVTPTLRRRTPAKPVLILWAVFAVVALTAGALWFKLIAGWSDSPTDTSTSTSTTAVTSPAALQLDRLLPSGYPAGTCDPAPVDGGAAAAVACGPNVDLGGPTSSTYTLSRDLPALRASFTDAMNRSIARICPPNIQSPGPWRRNDSPDVVRGTVFCGLQGGQPVVVWTNDDKLLLSVVRAAQPAATLEGLYTWWSSHS